A window of Methanolobus sediminis contains these coding sequences:
- a CDS encoding cation-translocating P-type ATPase: protein MEQENVILEDVFAEMKSSRVGLSEQEAQERLASFGKNELTEKKKTTALKVFAGQFVNLIVWVLAAAAVISLAIGETIDFWVIMFTIAVVITLGFIQEYRAEKAMEALKSIVQPETTVLRDKRLRKIFTVNVVPGDILVLETGDKIPADSFVFEAVALKIDESALTGESVPVGKNENDTIFAGTQLVHGKCKALVTSTGMNTKIGQIASLIQTKDEDTPLQTKITKLSLTLAFLAVLASAITFAIGIYIGAPFGDMLLISLALAVAAVPEGLPLTLTITLAYGMKKMAGHNAIIRKMLAVETLGSTTIICTDKTGTLTRNEMTVEKLFVSETEIDVTGSGYIPKGDFLKRGNNLDLKNDGTTLDLLRGITLCNNSAIEKKGEKWEVVGDPTEIALTVAAAKADLWKDELDKNYEMTEEIVFTSERKIMTTIHKTESGFISFTKGAPEYVLPQCSVIEKNGDRFFLTEKDREIILDKNLEFASSAYRVLAVACKEESVGADTAEFEKDMIFLGLVAMIDPPREEAKEAVEMCRKAGIKVIMITGDNQETAKAIGRNIGLFDGKNGCGVYEDEKLSKIAEDCAVTGDELEELNDEEFDIIVDNINVYARTMPEQKLRIVNALQKKGHIVAMTGDGVNDAPALKKADIGIAMGIKGTDVAKESSVMILQDDNFATIVEAIRGGRTIYNNIEKFITYLISRNFMLIILIMAGISLLGFDLIPLLALQILFINMFNEIMPAVSLGLDPATEGIMTIPPRDPNDNFLKKRNLFLVITLAFAMGSASFLVFEMSDPVADTSMARTLTFATVVSMILFIPLAFRSLEKSVFSIGIFSNRLMIAGVTATFFATVSVMYIPKLNDAFGLIALSPSEWLMPIAVAFITFLIAEGLKYTTRSVKK from the coding sequence GTGGAACAGGAAAACGTTATTCTTGAAGACGTATTCGCTGAAATGAAAAGTTCCAGAGTCGGACTTTCCGAGCAGGAAGCACAGGAAAGGTTAGCAAGTTTCGGAAAGAACGAGCTTACTGAAAAGAAAAAAACAACGGCGTTGAAAGTCTTTGCAGGACAGTTCGTAAACCTGATAGTATGGGTACTCGCTGCTGCCGCTGTAATTTCCCTTGCAATTGGTGAGACCATTGACTTCTGGGTAATAATGTTCACAATTGCCGTTGTCATCACATTGGGATTCATTCAGGAGTATCGGGCTGAAAAAGCCATGGAGGCATTGAAAAGCATAGTGCAGCCCGAAACCACCGTACTGAGAGATAAACGTCTTCGAAAGATATTCACAGTCAATGTTGTTCCCGGAGATATTCTTGTTCTCGAGACGGGCGACAAAATTCCGGCAGATTCTTTTGTATTTGAGGCAGTCGCCCTTAAGATAGATGAATCAGCCCTGACAGGAGAGAGTGTGCCGGTTGGTAAAAACGAAAACGATACTATTTTTGCCGGTACTCAGCTTGTTCATGGAAAATGTAAGGCCCTGGTCACTTCAACCGGGATGAACACTAAGATTGGACAGATTGCAAGCCTCATCCAGACAAAAGATGAAGACACTCCGCTTCAGACTAAAATTACAAAACTCTCCCTGACACTGGCATTTCTCGCTGTTCTTGCTTCTGCAATTACATTTGCAATAGGGATTTACATTGGAGCGCCTTTTGGTGATATGCTCCTGATATCACTGGCTCTTGCAGTGGCCGCTGTGCCTGAAGGGCTGCCTCTCACACTTACAATAACCCTTGCATACGGCATGAAAAAAATGGCAGGACACAATGCCATTATCAGAAAAATGCTTGCTGTGGAGACTCTTGGTTCAACCACAATTATCTGTACAGACAAAACAGGTACACTTACCCGCAATGAAATGACGGTGGAAAAACTGTTTGTCAGCGAGACTGAAATTGATGTCACTGGTTCAGGATACATTCCCAAAGGAGATTTCCTGAAACGTGGAAACAATCTTGATCTAAAGAATGATGGTACTACACTTGATCTTCTCAGGGGAATCACGCTTTGTAACAATTCTGCCATTGAAAAGAAAGGTGAGAAATGGGAAGTTGTTGGAGACCCCACTGAAATTGCTCTTACTGTTGCCGCTGCAAAGGCTGATCTCTGGAAGGATGAACTTGATAAAAATTATGAAATGACAGAAGAGATAGTTTTCACCTCCGAAAGGAAGATAATGACAACTATCCACAAGACCGAAAGTGGATTTATCTCATTTACAAAAGGTGCTCCTGAATATGTTCTGCCGCAGTGCAGTGTTATAGAGAAAAACGGAGACAGATTCTTCCTCACAGAAAAGGATAGAGAGATAATACTTGATAAGAACCTGGAGTTTGCAAGTTCTGCCTATCGAGTACTGGCCGTTGCATGCAAGGAAGAGTCTGTCGGAGCTGACACTGCAGAGTTTGAAAAGGATATGATATTCCTTGGACTTGTGGCAATGATAGATCCTCCAAGAGAAGAGGCAAAAGAAGCCGTTGAAATGTGCAGGAAAGCTGGCATTAAAGTAATAATGATAACCGGAGACAACCAGGAAACTGCAAAGGCTATTGGAAGAAACATTGGCCTGTTCGATGGCAAAAATGGTTGCGGAGTCTATGAGGATGAAAAACTCAGTAAAATAGCAGAGGACTGCGCGGTCACCGGTGATGAGCTTGAAGAACTCAACGATGAGGAGTTTGATATCATTGTTGATAATATAAACGTTTACGCCAGGACAATGCCGGAACAGAAACTCAGGATTGTAAATGCCCTTCAGAAAAAAGGACACATCGTTGCTATGACAGGAGACGGTGTGAATGATGCACCAGCTCTTAAAAAAGCTGATATTGGCATTGCAATGGGAATAAAAGGAACGGATGTTGCGAAGGAATCCAGTGTCATGATACTTCAGGATGACAACTTTGCAACCATTGTGGAAGCGATTCGTGGCGGCAGGACCATTTACAATAATATTGAGAAATTCATAACCTATCTGATCTCAAGGAATTTCATGCTTATCATACTGATAATGGCAGGCATAAGTCTTCTTGGATTTGACCTAATACCGCTGCTTGCATTGCAGATACTTTTCATCAATATGTTCAATGAGATAATGCCCGCTGTATCACTTGGACTTGACCCGGCAACTGAAGGGATCATGACAATACCACCAAGAGACCCGAATGACAATTTCCTTAAAAAGCGCAATCTATTCCTTGTGATCACACTGGCGTTTGCAATGGGAAGTGCATCTTTCCTTGTGTTTGAAATGAGTGATCCGGTAGCTGATACAAGCATGGCAAGGACACTGACATTCGCTACGGTTGTTAGTATGATCCTGTTCATACCGCTGGCATTCAGGTCACTTGAAAAGTCCGTATTCAGCATAGGGATATTTAGTAACCGCTTAATGATAGCCGGAGTTACAGCTACATTCTTCGCAACTGTATCGGTCATGTATATCCCAAAACTTAACGATGCATTTGGATTGATCGCCCTTTCTCCATCTGAATGGCTCATGCCAATTGCTGTTGCGTTTATAACATTCCTCATTGCAGAGGGCTTAAAATACACAACCCGGAGCGTAAAGAAGTAA
- a CDS encoding PfkB family carbohydrate kinase, producing MLNSSVSLGRAGVPVSFISEFGHDNIGIRIKEFLNENGVSTAHLFLYNGKSPLSLVFLNERNDASFEFYENFPKKRLDIELPEYEPEDILMFGSIMALKPEIREGLKNLIITAKNKGTMLYYDPNFRDSLSSSLEEIRPVISENIKFADIVRASDEDMKMIAGCNNPDDAYDFVCGRGCDVLIYTANSRGVYLRTPSYSKQYTVPEIETLSTVGAGDTFNAGIAYMLHRRKITNIYTVSESEWDEIINTAIEFATHVCMSTDNYISSDFADRLKKI from the coding sequence ATGCTGAATAGTTCCGTCTCTCTTGGAAGAGCAGGAGTTCCGGTATCATTTATCAGCGAGTTCGGGCATGACAATATAGGCATCCGGATCAAAGAATTCCTCAATGAGAATGGAGTCTCAACCGCCCATCTTTTCCTATATAATGGCAAGTCGCCTCTTTCACTTGTATTTCTGAATGAACGCAACGATGCATCATTTGAGTTCTATGAAAATTTTCCTAAAAAGCGTCTTGATATTGAATTACCGGAATATGAGCCTGAAGACATACTCATGTTCGGTTCAATTATGGCATTAAAACCGGAAATCAGAGAAGGACTGAAAAATCTTATTATTACTGCAAAAAACAAGGGTACTATGCTGTATTATGATCCTAATTTCAGAGATTCTCTTTCTTCTTCACTTGAAGAGATCAGACCAGTGATATCTGAGAACATAAAATTTGCAGATATTGTAAGGGCTTCGGATGAGGATATGAAAATGATAGCAGGATGCAATAATCCTGATGATGCATATGATTTTGTTTGCGGGAGAGGATGTGATGTACTAATTTACACCGCAAATTCCCGTGGTGTTTACCTGAGAACGCCTTCTTATTCTAAACAATACACAGTCCCTGAAATCGAGACTTTAAGCACTGTTGGGGCAGGTGATACTTTCAATGCAGGCATAGCATACATGTTGCATCGCAGGAAAATCACGAACATCTACACAGTTTCTGAATCTGAATGGGATGAGATCATCAACACTGCAATTGAATTTGCAACACATGTGTGCATGAGCACTGATAATTATATATCATCCGATTTTGCAGACAGGCTAAAAAAGATATAG
- a CDS encoding PAS domain-containing protein: MRETENAELECALKQKDVLEILELRVKALEMLLDNSGIIAFIRKENGKVEFVSSSIEELGYKTEDFSSGKVNFKELVHPDDLDRVVLELKENALEGAAGLSQKYRIRTKKEHVRTVEEKTTFIRDENGIVAYIVGILTDITDN, encoded by the coding sequence ATGAGAGAAACGGAGAACGCTGAACTGGAATGTGCCCTAAAGCAAAAAGACGTTCTAGAGATACTGGAGCTTCGTGTTAAAGCCCTTGAAATGCTTCTTGATAACTCAGGAATAATAGCATTCATACGTAAGGAAAATGGGAAAGTGGAATTTGTATCTTCATCAATTGAGGAATTAGGATACAAAACTGAAGATTTTTCATCAGGAAAAGTGAATTTCAAGGAACTTGTTCATCCTGATGACCTTGACAGAGTCGTTCTGGAACTGAAGGAAAATGCACTTGAAGGTGCTGCCGGACTTTCACAGAAATACAGGATAAGGACTAAAAAGGAACATGTCAGAACAGTTGAGGAAAAAACCACATTCATACGTGATGAAAATGGAATTGTAGCCTACATTGTAGGAATACTAACAGATATTACGGATAATTAA
- a CDS encoding phytoene desaturase family protein: MEDYDVIIVGAGISGLLSALTLSKHGNRVLVLEKSKFVGGNCNSYMVDGFQVDTGAHAITHLEVGPLRRLMDNYFDYLPVFEDYGNYFVRTEDTFMKVPSNVKEFVTFDVLPRKDRIILTQAITKALTLSTFGTDLSKESVYEFMPTNLTADTYHFIDTICYFLSGKDMKQTSAQRILTGSSFVRDSVPEEQLESILKHNEKISPEPVPKSFLPPNVHTSLQMKLTKVSNPFTSLGRLATNKVNYSQGYPRKGLKGILNAVLFSLPNTVEIKTDCEVKKIITEKGKVIGVEADEVYRADKVVYTGFVTDLPEMIESLPNTYIQDLRRVAHTKSLTVWIGLDSVRDDFNYIGSEIWFKDSPYWAMPISNYDTSLAPKGKQLVGFSFILKDDDNEDMQIKKAYDTIYKAIPGIEDHIEMTHNQITIPEKAAVTIDGYFADVRTPINGLYTAGTDTDRRSMGITRAAYSVVELLKKMNEDGCLHK, translated from the coding sequence ATGGAAGATTACGATGTGATCATTGTAGGTGCCGGCATAAGCGGACTCTTGTCCGCACTCACTTTATCCAAACACGGCAACAGAGTACTTGTTCTTGAAAAAAGCAAATTTGTTGGCGGCAACTGTAACAGCTACATGGTTGATGGTTTCCAGGTAGATACAGGTGCTCACGCCATTACACATCTTGAAGTTGGCCCTCTTAGAAGGCTTATGGACAATTATTTTGATTACCTGCCAGTCTTTGAGGATTATGGTAATTACTTTGTGAGAACAGAAGATACTTTTATGAAAGTACCTTCCAATGTAAAGGAATTTGTCACATTTGATGTACTTCCACGTAAAGACAGGATCATTCTTACACAAGCGATTACAAAGGCACTCACCCTTTCGACATTTGGAACTGACCTGTCCAAAGAGTCCGTATATGAATTTATGCCAACTAACCTGACAGCAGATACATACCATTTTATTGATACGATCTGCTATTTCCTTTCAGGCAAGGACATGAAACAGACATCTGCCCAGAGAATTCTTACAGGAAGCAGTTTTGTGAGAGACAGTGTACCGGAGGAACAGCTTGAAAGTATCCTGAAACACAATGAAAAGATAAGCCCTGAGCCGGTTCCAAAATCATTCCTGCCACCAAATGTTCATACTTCCCTGCAGATGAAACTCACCAAAGTATCCAATCCTTTTACATCACTTGGAAGACTGGCCACTAATAAAGTAAACTATTCACAGGGCTATCCCCGAAAGGGACTAAAAGGCATACTTAACGCTGTATTGTTCTCACTGCCAAACACTGTGGAAATCAAGACAGACTGTGAAGTGAAGAAGATAATCACTGAAAAAGGGAAAGTAATAGGTGTTGAAGCTGATGAGGTATACAGGGCTGACAAAGTAGTTTACACAGGATTTGTAACAGACTTGCCAGAAATGATAGAAAGTCTTCCGAATACCTACATACAGGATCTCAGAAGAGTTGCACACACAAAAAGCCTGACTGTGTGGATTGGACTTGATTCTGTGAGAGATGATTTTAATTACATCGGTTCTGAGATATGGTTCAAGGATTCACCATACTGGGCAATGCCAATTAGTAACTATGATACTTCTCTGGCACCCAAAGGTAAACAGCTAGTAGGTTTCTCATTTATCCTCAAGGATGATGATAATGAAGATATGCAGATCAAAAAGGCATATGACACAATATACAAGGCTATTCCGGGAATTGAAGACCATATTGAAATGACACACAACCAGATAACAATTCCTGAAAAAGCTGCAGTTACAATTGATGGCTATTTTGCAGATGTAAGAACACCCATTAATGGATTGTATACAGCAGGAACTGATACTGATAGACGAAGTATGGGAATAACCCGTGCAGCATATTCTGTTGTGGAATTACTGAAAAAGATGAATGAAGATGGTTGTCTTCACAAATGA
- the purC gene encoding phosphoribosylaminoimidazolesuccinocarboxamide synthase, translated as MKKEELYSGKAKTIYRTEDPEKLISVFRDSLTAFDGKKKSEAANKGYYNAQISRKLFEMLEEKGIPTHYLGMESGNEMLVRAVEIIPIEVIPRNIAAGSITRKYPIEEGTVFKTPVLVMDYKSDEHGDPMMNEDIAVAMGIATYEEVAQIREMALKINEILKSYLDEKGFLLPDFKLEFGRMDGKIVVADEISCDTCRLWDKSTGQSMDKDIFRFDKGDLSKAYEEVAKRIVPEIFE; from the coding sequence ATGAAAAAAGAAGAATTATACTCAGGTAAAGCAAAGACTATTTACAGAACCGAAGACCCTGAAAAACTGATTTCAGTATTCAGAGACAGCCTTACTGCTTTTGATGGAAAAAAGAAGAGTGAAGCTGCAAACAAAGGATATTACAACGCCCAGATTTCCAGAAAGCTCTTTGAAATGCTCGAAGAAAAAGGTATTCCAACGCACTACCTTGGCATGGAATCCGGTAATGAGATGCTTGTCCGTGCTGTAGAAATTATTCCAATAGAAGTGATCCCAAGGAACATTGCAGCAGGCTCCATTACCCGCAAATACCCAATAGAGGAAGGAACTGTTTTCAAGACACCTGTGCTTGTCATGGATTACAAGAGCGATGAACACGGTGACCCTATGATGAACGAGGACATCGCTGTTGCAATGGGTATTGCTACCTATGAAGAGGTCGCACAAATACGTGAAATGGCACTCAAGATCAATGAAATACTGAAGAGTTACCTTGATGAGAAAGGATTCCTGCTCCCTGACTTCAAACTTGAGTTTGGCAGAATGGACGGCAAGATCGTTGTTGCCGATGAGATATCATGTGACACATGCCGTCTCTGGGACAAGAGTACAGGCCAGTCAATGGACAAGGATATTTTCCGCTTTGACAAAGGAGACCTTTCAAAAGCATATGAAGAAGTTGCAAAGCGTATCGTACCTGAGATATTTGAATAA
- the nikR gene encoding nickel-responsive transcriptional regulator NikR has product MEQELMRIGVSLPENLLTKFDSIIEQRGYSSRSEGIRDSIRNYITHYEWMSDVKGRRVGTITLIYDHTKRGLSSALTEIQHDYSHIIKSSVHIHLDHDNCLEVIILDGEGEEVKAVAERTMALKGVNYVKLNTALPAEKI; this is encoded by the coding sequence ATGGAACAGGAACTTATGCGTATTGGTGTATCACTTCCCGAAAATCTTCTTACTAAATTTGATTCCATCATTGAACAAAGAGGTTATTCCTCACGTTCAGAAGGTATCAGAGATTCTATCAGGAACTATATTACCCATTATGAGTGGATGAGTGACGTTAAAGGAAGGCGCGTCGGTACTATCACATTGATCTACGACCATACCAAGCGTGGCCTTTCAAGCGCTCTCACTGAGATACAGCATGATTACTCTCATATTATAAAGTCTTCCGTCCACATTCATCTTGACCACGACAACTGCCTTGAAGTTATCATACTTGATGGTGAAGGTGAGGAAGTAAAAGCAGTAGCAGAAAGGACAATGGCACTGAAAGGCGTCAATTATGTCAAGCTTAACACGGCACTTCCTGCTGAGAAAATATAA
- a CDS encoding ArsR/SmtB family transcription factor yields MADQNINIIQEPYILPDATSLEVHNVMKENVDNLVSVFKVLSDPVRIRILKALQITELCVCVLVETTDYKHSALSYHLKLLKDAELVDSRRDKNFQIYYLTETGDKLLRSIDSSFKKGI; encoded by the coding sequence ATGGCAGATCAGAACATAAACATAATTCAGGAACCTTACATTCTTCCGGACGCGACATCACTGGAAGTTCATAATGTCATGAAAGAGAATGTAGACAACCTTGTGTCTGTTTTCAAAGTACTGTCCGATCCTGTCAGAATACGAATTCTTAAAGCACTTCAGATAACCGAACTTTGTGTATGCGTGCTAGTTGAAACTACAGACTATAAACATTCAGCATTGTCATATCACCTGAAGCTCCTGAAAGACGCAGAACTTGTTGATTCAAGAAGAGACAAAAATTTCCAGATATACTATCTCACAGAAACCGGGGATAAATTATTGAGGAGTATTGACTCCTCATTCAAAAAAGGGATTTAA
- a CDS encoding TIGR00153 family protein encodes MIKKEYIRSVLNVFASSPFKPLVMHANKGGDCVRKLNESVKAYCEGDMEKVEALNKEIDVLEHEADVIKQTIRSELSSSIMLPVHANDLLNFLKPQDSISDDAQEVAFWLTLRKFEAPSEIHEGFCELILKTLETVELYEDLVATLGELLETSFSKRDVEETLALVTKVEEMEHQVDIIEKDLVKLIFRNEDAIGALGVYHLSRLVRGIGDIADKAEHAADRLRTMVLRR; translated from the coding sequence ATGATCAAAAAAGAGTATATTCGTTCCGTATTGAATGTATTTGCAAGCTCACCTTTCAAGCCTCTTGTAATGCATGCCAACAAAGGTGGAGATTGCGTAAGAAAGCTCAATGAGTCTGTTAAGGCTTACTGTGAAGGTGACATGGAAAAGGTCGAAGCTCTGAACAAGGAGATCGATGTACTAGAGCATGAAGCGGATGTCATAAAACAGACAATTCGCTCTGAACTATCCTCTTCTATTATGCTTCCGGTACATGCCAATGATCTGCTTAATTTCCTGAAACCACAGGATTCTATATCAGATGACGCTCAGGAAGTTGCATTCTGGCTCACACTTCGGAAATTTGAAGCTCCATCCGAGATACATGAAGGTTTCTGTGAACTCATACTAAAGACTCTTGAAACAGTTGAGCTTTATGAGGATCTTGTTGCAACACTTGGTGAGCTTCTCGAAACTTCTTTTAGTAAAAGGGATGTTGAAGAAACTCTTGCCCTTGTAACAAAAGTTGAGGAAATGGAGCATCAGGTAGATATCATAGAAAAGGACCTTGTTAAGCTGATATTCCGCAATGAGGATGCCATTGGTGCACTGGGTGTTTATCATCTGTCTCGCCTTGTAAGGGGAATAGGCGACATTGCAGACAAAGCTGAACATGCAGCTGATAGGTTAAGAACAATGGTTCTGAGAAGGTAA
- a CDS encoding bacteriohemerythrin, whose amino-acid sequence MALITWSDKYSLQIKEIDDQHKVLVGMINELHDAMKNAKSKEVSLDIINKMAEYTKFHFTTEEKYMKRYAYPDYEEHKIEHEKFVEKVLAFKKDYEEGKAGVSYDILNFLKDWLVGHIQGTDKKYAALFIEKGLK is encoded by the coding sequence ATGGCACTTATTACATGGTCAGATAAATACAGCCTTCAAATAAAAGAAATCGATGACCAGCATAAAGTACTCGTGGGTATGATCAACGAGCTTCATGATGCGATGAAGAATGCAAAAAGCAAAGAAGTATCTCTGGACATTATTAACAAGATGGCAGAGTATACAAAATTCCATTTTACTACCGAAGAAAAATATATGAAACGTTATGCATATCCTGATTATGAAGAACACAAAATAGAACATGAAAAGTTTGTAGAAAAGGTGCTCGCTTTCAAGAAAGATTATGAGGAAGGTAAAGCAGGTGTCAGCTACGACATACTTAACTTCCTTAAGGACTGGCTTGTGGGTCATATACAGGGTACTGACAAGAAGTATGCAGCACTTTTCATAGAAAAAGGTCTTAAATAG